In Zingiber officinale cultivar Zhangliang chromosome 3B, Zo_v1.1, whole genome shotgun sequence, a single window of DNA contains:
- the LOC121967267 gene encoding uncharacterized protein LOC121967267 has product MEEALLSDSVKKRLRMQNEVLKLVADFSEKLNQRAKDITIDINSLLDQAGAVELDLKNTANNLWNLSRNLLIDHKIADQDGISHTTKDHAEGSAQGIPAQDYEKDILPRYKTALSMGLTSCKKFLNNKERGHKTNSIFRTGSSCGPLPHVIGSEEYIHDNGCGITENSSSRNLNLDFSLIMESQQASSVDSPDLFDHDMFVVQSGSSEKDSADPLASAAADFKAMLEAALLNPYKFYDEESSSVDIKSTMNSFQMHNNTVGLQGEQKTVTHGILDDLSSALEEDKPTLVRDLLPHTHSHEFYSSLVGGSLFDVEDDMPSGDGTDISANIAESNSLLSAMLETDGLAEATHSLDITEAYSDQNLIASAGDSHNDEQGSEERNSLEEAKFKTDNSKENPTTCPPEY; this is encoded by the exons ATGGAGGAAGCTCTTCTTTCTGATTCCGTGAAGAAGCGATTACGCATGCAAAATGAG GTCCTAAAATTGGTGGCAGATTTTTCAGAAAAGCTCAATCAGAGAGCAAAAGATATTACTATTGATATAAACTCATTGCTGGATCAGGCTGGAGCTGTGGAACTAGATCTGAAGAACACAGCTAACAACCTCTGGAATCTATCACGTAATCTACTTATTGATCAT aAGATAGCTGACCAAGATGGTATTTCTCATACCACAAAGGATCATGCTGAAGGTTCAGCTCAAGGCATTCCTGCTCAGGATTATGAAAAAGATATACTACCAAGATATAAGACAGCTTTATCTATGGGTTTGACTTCCTGCAAAAAGTTCTTGAATAATAAGGAGAGAGGTCATAAGACCAACTCTATTTTTAGA ACTGGCTCGTCATGCGGTCCGCTTCCACATGTTATTGGATCTGAAGAATATATCCATGACAATGGCTGCGGTATAACAG AAAACTCATCCTCCAGAAATCTGAACCTTGATTTTAGCTTGATAATGGAATCACAGCAGGCTTCTTCAGTTGATTCCCCTGATTTGTTTGATCACGATATGTTTGTTGTTCAAAGCGGTTCGTCAGAAAAG GATTCGGCAGATCCTTTAGCATCTGCTGCAGCAGATTTTAAAGCCATGCTTGAAGCAGCTTTGCTTAACCCTTATAAATTCT ATGACGAGGAGTCTTCATCAGTGGATATCAAGAGTACAATGAACAGTTTTCAAATGCATAACAATACG GTAGGCTTACAAGGAGAACAAAAAACTGTTACACATGGTATTCTTGATGATCTGAGTAGTGCTTTAGAGGAAGATAAGCCCACGTTGGTACGAGATTTACTCCCTCACACACATTCACACGAATTCTATTCCTCGCTGGTTGGTGGTAGTTTATTCGATGTTGAGGACGACATGCCCTCTGGTGATGGAACAGATATTTCAGCTAATATTGCAGAATCAAATTCCTTGCTTTCTGCAATGCTTGAAACTGATGGGCTTGCTGAAGCTACCCATTCTTTGGACATCACTGAAGCTTATTCTGATCAAAATCTGATTGCTTCTGCTGGTGATTCACACAATGATGAACAAGGAAGTGAGGAAAGGAATTCCCTCGAAGAAGCTAAATTCAAGACGGATAACAGTAAAGAAAATCCAACTACATGCCCTCCAGAATATTAG
- the LOC121967268 gene encoding sphingosine kinase 2-like has translation MTATGNAALTLAEKVRIDGSVAEATLASDGALRWSSENGGECCLVFDNEVLGLEAAGVRITIRAFVEAHKSPAFCGGQGGLGRRVRRDYVLEMPTEEAASIWMDKIRAYLDSLGRPKRLLIVINPYGGKKTALRIFDAEIKPLLVDANIIYTMKETKHQLHAQQIAKTVDLLKFDGIVCVSGDGVLVEVVNGLLQREDWDSAIQVPLGIIPAGTGNGMAKSLLDSVGDLYSVSNATFAVIRGCRRSLDVVTVAQGKTKFFSVLMLTWGLVADIDIESEKFRWMGSARLDFYSLLRILKLRMYQGHVQFVPAPGYETYGEPVRQSVCDRNAKLCKDDQRDTVNCSLCGYQGLAVGADGCEWRSMDGPFISVWINNVPWAGEDVMPAPNAKFSDGYLDAIIIKECSKSVLLSLMLKMSDGSYCKSPYVTYLKVKAFRLEPGKRVGHPTKGGIVDSDGEVIARGDYSDCDSKQENNLMSYGPPIQMTVDKGLATIFSPR, from the exons ATGACGGCGACGGGCAACGCCGCTCTGACCCTGGCAGAGAAGGTGCGGATCGATGGGTCGGTGGCGGAGGCAACCCTAGCGTCCGACGGCGCGCTGCGCTGGAGCTCCGAAAACGGCGGGGAGTGCTGCCTCGTCTTCGACAACGAGGTTTTGGGGTTGGAAGCGGCGGGGGTCCGGATCACCATCAGGGCATTCGTTGAGGCGCACAAGTCGCCGGCTTTCTGTGGTGGTCAGGGCGGCCTCGGGAGGCGGGTGAGGAGGGATTATGTTCTGGAGATGCCCACCGAAGAGGCGGCTTCCATATGGATGGATAAGATAAGGGCCTATCTCGATTCCCTTG GACGGCCAAAGAGGTTGCTTATTGTTATAAATCCATATGGAGGAAAGAAAACTGCACTCAGGATTTTTGATGCAGAGATTAAGCCTCTTCTAGTGGATGCTAATATCATTTATACCATGAAAG AAACTAAACATCAGCTCCATGCTCAACAAATTGCTAAGACCGTGGATCTACTAAAATTTGATGGAATTGTGTGTGTTAGTGGTGATGGTGTACTTGTGGAG GTAGTCAATGGTTTGCTTCAAAGAGAAGACTGGGATAGTGCTATTCAGGTTCCTCTTGGGATAATTCCGGCAG GTACAGGAAATGGTATGGCAAAATCACTTCTAGATTCTGTCGGTGACTTGTACTCTGTTTCAAATGCCACATTTGCTGTTATTAGAG GTTGCAGACGTTCTCTTGATGTTGTCACTGTTGCACAAGGAAAGACTAAATTTTTCAGTGTTTTGATGCTTACCTGGG GTTTGGTAGCTGATATTGATATTGAATCCGAGAAATTCAGATGGATGGGTAGTGCTCGCTTGGACTTTTAT TCTCTTCTACGCATATTGAAATTGAGAATGTATCAAGGGCATGTTCAATTTGTGCCAGCACCTGGGTATGAAACATATGGAGAACCAGTAAGGCAAAGTGTCTGTGATAGAAATGCTAAACTTTGCAAAGATGACCAACGAGATACAGTAAATTGTAGCTTGTGTGGCTACCAAGGCCTTGCAGTTGGTGCTGATGGATGTGAATGGAGATCTATGGACGGCCCTTTTATCTCAGTTTGGATCAACAATGTGCCATGGGCGGGTGAAGATGTAATGCCAGCACCCAATGCAAAG TTCTCTGATGGCTACTTGGATGCGATCATCATTAAAGAATGTTCAAAGTCAGTCCTCTTGTCGCTGATGCTAAAGATGAGCGATGGAAGTTACTGCAAGTCACCATATGTCACCTACCTCAAG GTCAAGGCATTCCGGCTAGAGCCCGGAAAACGAGTAGGGCACCCCACAAAGGGTGGCATTGTTGATTCAGACGGAGAGGTTATTGCAAGGGGAGATTACTCTGATTGCGATAGTAAACAAGAGAACAATCTGATGTCTTATGGTCCTCCCATCCAAATGACAGTGGACAAGGGTTTGGCCACCATCTTCTCACCCAGATGA